In the Thiomicrorhabdus sp. genome, one interval contains:
- the hisA gene encoding 1-(5-phosphoribosyl)-5-[(5-phosphoribosylamino)methylideneamino]imidazole-4-carboxamide isomerase, with protein MLLIPAIDLKDGQCVRLRQGIMEDATVFSGDIVAMAERWVSQGARRLHMVDLNGAFDGKPVNDSAVYQVREAYPELPIQIGGGIRDLQTIEAYLNAGVSYCIIGTKAVHNPEFVAAACKAFPGHIMVGLDAKDGMVAINGWAEVTDHEVKTLAKQFENDGVEAIIYTDIGRDGMMQGVNIEATRALAQAVTIPIIASGGITNLDDIRNLAVIEADGVSGAITGRAIYEGTLDFQEGQTLSDELAPKG; from the coding sequence ATGTTACTTATTCCTGCAATTGACTTAAAAGATGGCCAATGCGTACGCTTGCGCCAAGGCATCATGGAAGACGCCACAGTATTTTCCGGAGACATCGTCGCCATGGCCGAACGCTGGGTTTCCCAGGGCGCCCGCCGCTTGCACATGGTTGACCTGAATGGTGCCTTTGACGGTAAACCGGTCAACGACTCTGCGGTGTACCAGGTGCGCGAAGCCTATCCGGAACTGCCGATCCAGATCGGTGGCGGAATCCGCGATCTGCAAACCATCGAAGCTTATCTGAATGCTGGCGTCAGCTACTGCATTATCGGTACCAAAGCAGTCCACAACCCGGAATTTGTCGCCGCAGCCTGCAAAGCCTTTCCCGGGCACATCATGGTCGGTCTGGATGCCAAGGACGGCATGGTCGCAATTAACGGCTGGGCGGAAGTCACCGACCACGAAGTCAAAACACTGGCCAAACAATTTGAAAACGACGGTGTCGAGGCAATCATCTACACCGACATCGGCCGCGACGGCATGATGCAAGGCGTGAATATCGAAGCAACCCGGGCTCTGGCACAAGCCGTTACAATTCCCATTATCGCTTCCGGCGGCATTACCAATCTGGACGACATTCGCAATCTGGCCGTCATCGAAGCCGACGGTGTAAGCGGGGCCATTACCGGCCGCGCCATCTATGAAGGCACTTTGGATTTTCAAGAAGGTCAGACACTTTCCGACGAACTTGCGCCTAAGGGGTGA
- the hisF gene encoding imidazole glycerol phosphate synthase subunit HisF: MSLAKRIIPCLDVDDGRVVKGVQFVDIRDAGDPVEVAKRYDQQGADEITFLDITATAHERNTTVHMVEQVASQVFIPLTVGGGIRTVEDIRTMLNAGADKVAINSAAIFNPGFVQEACDAFGSQCIVVAIDAKRVATEDNGDRWEIFTHGGRRETGIDAVEWAVKMQELGAGELLVTSMDKDGTKSGFDLQLMHEITSRVSIPVIASGGVGNLQHLVDGVKEGGAEAVLAASIFHFGEHTVEEAKQTMQEQGIEVRL, encoded by the coding sequence ATGAGTCTCGCAAAACGCATTATTCCCTGTCTCGATGTCGATGACGGCCGCGTGGTAAAAGGCGTGCAATTCGTCGATATCCGCGATGCCGGTGACCCCGTCGAAGTCGCCAAGCGCTACGATCAGCAAGGCGCTGACGAAATCACTTTTTTAGACATTACCGCTACCGCTCACGAGCGTAACACCACCGTACATATGGTTGAGCAGGTCGCCAGTCAGGTCTTCATTCCTCTGACCGTCGGCGGCGGCATTCGCACTGTTGAAGACATCCGTACCATGCTGAACGCCGGAGCCGACAAGGTTGCGATCAACTCGGCGGCAATATTCAACCCGGGCTTTGTTCAAGAAGCCTGTGACGCTTTCGGGTCGCAATGCATCGTCGTCGCAATCGATGCCAAACGCGTTGCGACCGAAGACAATGGCGACCGCTGGGAAATTTTTACCCACGGAGGACGCCGCGAAACCGGTATCGATGCGGTAGAATGGGCCGTCAAAATGCAAGAATTAGGTGCCGGAGAGCTTCTGGTAACCAGCATGGATAAAGACGGAACCAAAAGCGGTTTCGACCTGCAACTCATGCATGAAATCACCAGCCGTGTCAGCATTCCGGTCATCGCTTCCGGCGGCGTCGGCAACTTGCAGCATCTGGTTGACGGCGTTAAAGAAGGTGGTGCCGAAGCGGTGTTAGCCGCCAGCATCTTCCACTTCGGCGAACATACGGTCGAAGAAGCCAAACAAACCATGCAAGAACAGGGAATCGAGGTACGGCTATGA
- a CDS encoding phosphoribosyl-ATP diphosphatase: protein MTTSSILDQLDQVLEARKNESADSSYVASLYAKGTEKILKKISEESLEVAMAAKDHDHSQSEKDKQHLIYEVTDLWFHSLVLLASKDINSQAILTELQRRFGLSGHDEKASREDA, encoded by the coding sequence ATGACAACTTCCTCGATTCTCGACCAACTCGATCAAGTTCTTGAAGCGCGTAAGAACGAATCTGCCGACAGTTCCTATGTCGCCAGTTTATACGCCAAGGGCACCGAAAAAATTCTTAAAAAAATTTCCGAAGAGAGCCTGGAAGTGGCCATGGCTGCTAAAGATCACGACCACTCTCAGAGCGAAAAAGATAAGCAACACCTTATTTACGAAGTCACTGATCTATGGTTTCATAGTTTGGTGCTACTGGCCTCGAAAGACATAAACAGCCAGGCTATTTTGACCGAATTACAGCGTCGCTTCGGCCTATCCGGCCACGACGAAAAAGCCAGTCGCGAGGATGCTTAA
- a CDS encoding histidine triad nucleotide-binding protein produces the protein MNQEKSIFSQIIDREIPSDIVYEDDKCIVINDINPKARIHLLVIPKKPIETLFELSPEDKDLMGHMMLLLPQLAQAQGLDGFKTQINTGASGGQEVFHIHIHLLGN, from the coding sequence ATGAATCAAGAAAAAAGCATCTTCAGCCAAATCATCGATCGCGAAATCCCGTCGGATATCGTCTATGAAGACGACAAATGCATTGTCATCAACGACATCAATCCAAAGGCACGCATTCACCTGCTGGTGATTCCTAAAAAACCGATCGAAACGCTGTTTGAACTCTCACCGGAAGATAAAGACCTGATGGGACACATGATGCTATTATTGCCTCAGCTGGCGCAAGCTCAAGGGCTGGACGGTTTCAAAACCCAGATCAACACCGGAGCCAGCGGAGGCCAGGAAGTTTTTCACATTCATATTCACCTCCTCGGCAACTGA
- the tatA gene encoding Sec-independent protein translocase subunit TatA, producing MMGISIWQLLIILAIVLVLFGAKRLRNVGSDLGGAIKGFKSAMKDEEGKDDNTEKKLEKKDGDVFEATVEKKTEENKDKA from the coding sequence ATTATGGGCATCAGTATTTGGCAACTATTAATTATCCTTGCAATCGTTTTAGTTCTATTCGGAGCAAAACGCCTGCGTAATGTCGGCAGTGACCTTGGTGGAGCCATTAAAGGTTTCAAAAGCGCCATGAAAGACGAAGAAGGCAAAGACGACAATACTGAAAAGAAACTTGAGAAAAAAGACGGCGACGTTTTCGAAGCGACTGTCGAGAAAAAAACCGAAGAAAACAAAGATAAAGCCTAA
- the tatB gene encoding Sec-independent protein translocase protein TatB, whose translation MFDIGFLEILVIMIIALIVIGPERMPEVARKLGGFMGKMRRFINSVKEEGQVQETIRDFKESMNLEEEKRQISNISQELEQGLNFSDMSDLNLDELKRPFGDGNDSTASGSGNSQFNRAPSQPVMPKPEPSQDPTQPKTTSAEASAPKDAPAAKAAETDKS comes from the coding sequence ATGTTTGATATCGGATTTCTGGAAATTCTGGTGATTATGATCATCGCCTTGATCGTCATCGGCCCCGAGCGCATGCCGGAAGTCGCCCGAAAGCTGGGCGGCTTTATGGGAAAAATGCGCCGTTTCATCAACTCCGTTAAAGAAGAAGGTCAGGTTCAGGAAACGATTCGCGACTTCAAGGAATCCATGAACCTTGAAGAAGAAAAACGCCAGATCAGCAATATCTCGCAAGAGCTCGAACAGGGGCTGAACTTTTCCGACATGTCCGATTTAAATCTCGACGAACTCAAGCGACCTTTTGGAGACGGTAACGACAGCACCGCTTCAGGATCCGGCAACAGCCAATTTAATCGCGCGCCTTCTCAACCGGTAATGCCGAAACCAGAACCGTCTCAAGACCCAACCCAACCCAAAACCACTTCAGCGGAAGCAAGCGCCCCGAAAGACGCTCCTGCCGCCAAAGCGGCAGAAACCGATAAAAGCTAA
- the tatC gene encoding twin-arginine translocase subunit TatC, giving the protein MSDSALPPNDKEMSLVQHLLDLKSSLTRGITAIILFFLVLFPFANEIYTYIAEPLTRYLPEGTSMIATAVASPFLTPFKLSFVLAIYMAMPYLLYQLWRFIAPALYTHEKQLVGPILFFSSFLFYAGGAFAYYVVFPLVFGFLSQTAPEGVTIATDISLYLDFVIKMFFAFGMAFEVPIITVLLILTGMTQPEKLSHARPYIVVGAFVIGMLLTPPDIISQTLLAVPMWLLFELGLLIGTRVKKRRQKDENEGHGNDDDADEENYDEEASVKTASTAAPSREDMASQYDFDDRYADQVDDDLDWDDEFEKIDSEMRKLEKEYKTRQDAEKKADEEAKTDADQATNSPSENADRKHDKPADKA; this is encoded by the coding sequence ATGAGCGACTCCGCGCTACCGCCAAACGATAAAGAGATGAGCCTTGTTCAGCACCTGCTGGACTTAAAAAGCAGCTTGACTCGCGGCATTACCGCCATAATTCTGTTCTTTCTGGTACTGTTTCCGTTCGCCAATGAAATCTATACCTATATTGCCGAACCGCTGACTCGTTATCTGCCGGAAGGCACCAGCATGATTGCAACGGCGGTCGCTTCGCCATTCCTCACGCCGTTCAAATTAAGTTTCGTTCTGGCTATCTACATGGCGATGCCTTACCTGCTGTATCAATTGTGGCGTTTTATCGCCCCGGCACTCTATACACACGAAAAACAGTTAGTCGGGCCGATTTTGTTTTTCAGCTCATTCCTGTTTTATGCCGGCGGTGCCTTTGCATACTATGTCGTCTTCCCTCTTGTCTTCGGGTTTTTATCACAAACCGCTCCGGAAGGGGTCACGATTGCAACGGATATCAGCCTGTACCTCGACTTTGTCATCAAGATGTTCTTTGCCTTTGGGATGGCATTTGAAGTACCGATCATTACGGTACTTCTGATCCTTACCGGAATGACCCAACCAGAAAAACTCAGTCATGCACGCCCTTACATCGTAGTGGGCGCTTTCGTCATCGGCATGCTTCTGACTCCGCCGGACATCATTTCGCAAACACTTTTGGCCGTTCCGATGTGGTTGCTTTTCGAACTTGGCCTACTGATTGGAACCCGAGTCAAAAAACGCCGCCAGAAAGATGAAAACGAAGGACACGGCAATGACGACGATGCAGACGAAGAAAACTACGATGAGGAAGCCAGTGTAAAAACTGCATCGACCGCCGCACCGAGCCGTGAAGACATGGCATCGCAGTATGACTTCGACGACCGCTATGCGGATCAGGTTGACGATGATCTGGACTGGGACGATGAATTCGAAAAAATCGACTCCGAAATGCGGAAACTCGAAAAAGAATACAAAACCCGTCAGGATGCGGAAAAAAAGGCTGATGAAGAGGCAAAAACCGATGCTGACCAAGCCACAAACTCCCCATCGGAAAACGCAGACCGCAAACACGACAAACCGGCCGACAAAGCCTGA
- a CDS encoding DUF255 domain-containing protein yields MPALLLASPEKPLKNHPSLYLAMHSDDPVDWHLWTQATRSLAKRQNKLLLLSSGYFACHWCHVMQAENYRNSQIAEWINRHFIAVKIDRELSPELDSDMLEFARINSGRAGWPQHLILTPQGHPFLAFGYLPPEKLKTLLQRTVDYWTEKPHAIEQLAQNALTRTISPPEAWRQSFFDQAFFTQLKNSMDDLSGGLKGSHKFPHSPILLALLQHPSLTEDIEEWLLLTLEQMQSQHLFDHVNGGFYRYCIDPEWQIPHFEKMAYDNALLAQVYLLAAQRWQREDFLETAERTLSFLQKHLYLPQIGLYLGSQSALDNTGNEGGNDLWSRQKLQQILPESLYLVVEQAWHLNQPPPYELGWHPKPTEQHWEAIRSRLQKHSLQAPIDQKALIGWNALILNGWQQAAILNQSAWWTTLSDPADKYPTIHHASTHAISLKKILLELGSQPSPPRAVALAPTSDKPLSIGQAGLQEYAYLYRALARSDHGIRQTLEQHIRTRFILQQGTQMTWLTNGNTERLGPDSLNAWSDDVLPNPTALLHCLAPSILNAATREILQSPLKFPSYLSLQSCPQPQKNIQ; encoded by the coding sequence TTGCCCGCACTGCTCCTGGCTTCTCCTGAGAAGCCGCTAAAAAATCATCCCAGCCTTTATCTCGCAATGCATTCCGACGATCCGGTCGACTGGCACCTCTGGACCCAGGCAACCCGTTCTCTGGCCAAACGGCAAAATAAACTGCTGTTGCTTTCCAGCGGTTACTTCGCCTGCCATTGGTGCCATGTCATGCAGGCCGAAAATTACCGCAACTCGCAGATTGCCGAATGGATCAACCGCCACTTCATTGCGGTCAAAATTGACCGGGAACTCTCGCCGGAACTCGATTCGGATATGCTTGAATTCGCCCGTATCAATTCCGGCCGTGCCGGCTGGCCGCAACACCTCATCCTTACCCCGCAAGGACACCCCTTTCTCGCTTTTGGCTACCTGCCTCCGGAAAAACTGAAAACCTTATTGCAAAGAACCGTCGATTACTGGACCGAAAAACCGCATGCCATCGAGCAGCTGGCACAAAATGCGCTGACCCGGACGATCAGCCCCCCGGAAGCATGGCGACAAAGCTTTTTTGATCAGGCTTTTTTCACACAACTGAAAAATTCGATGGATGACCTGAGCGGCGGTTTAAAGGGAAGCCATAAATTCCCGCATTCGCCGATACTACTGGCTCTTTTACAACATCCATCCTTAACTGAAGATATTGAAGAGTGGCTCTTACTCACGCTTGAACAAATGCAGAGCCAGCATCTGTTCGACCACGTCAACGGGGGCTTTTATCGCTACTGCATCGATCCCGAATGGCAAATTCCGCACTTTGAGAAAATGGCCTACGATAACGCCCTGCTTGCACAGGTTTACCTCCTCGCCGCGCAACGCTGGCAAAGAGAAGATTTTCTAGAAACAGCCGAACGGACCCTGTCGTTCCTGCAAAAACACCTTTACCTGCCGCAAATCGGACTCTACCTCGGCAGTCAATCTGCGCTGGACAACACCGGCAACGAGGGAGGTAACGATCTTTGGTCCAGACAGAAACTACAGCAAATACTCCCCGAATCCCTGTATCTTGTAGTTGAACAAGCTTGGCACTTAAACCAGCCGCCACCATACGAACTCGGCTGGCATCCCAAACCGACCGAGCAACACTGGGAAGCAATTCGCTCACGCTTACAGAAGCACTCGCTGCAAGCTCCCATCGACCAGAAAGCCCTCATCGGCTGGAATGCACTGATTTTAAACGGCTGGCAACAGGCTGCTATTCTCAATCAAAGCGCATGGTGGACAACACTTTCCGATCCGGCCGATAAATACCCAACCATTCATCACGCAAGTACGCACGCAATTTCCCTGAAAAAAATACTCTTGGAACTCGGCTCCCAACCCTCGCCACCGCGCGCGGTAGCACTTGCCCCCACTTCTGACAAGCCACTCTCCATCGGCCAGGCCGGTTTGCAGGAATATGCCTACCTTTACCGGGCTCTTGCCCGGAGCGATCACGGGATTCGCCAGACACTCGAGCAACACATACGGACGCGTTTTATTCTGCAGCAAGGCACTCAAATGACCTGGTTGACGAATGGCAATACAGAACGGCTCGGTCCCGACTCCTTAAACGCCTGGTCAGATGACGTTCTGCCGAACCCGACCGCATTATTGCATTGCCTGGCACCAAGCATCCTTAATGCCGCGACTCGAGAAATTCTCCAGTCCCCGCTGAAATTCCCCAGCTATCTGAGCCTGCAGTCCTGTCCACAGCCACAAAAAAACATACAATAA
- a CDS encoding zinc metallopeptidase, which yields MGLLIAGFVLLFMITTLPQLWSRHILNKHRVPHPDIPGTGLQFGEHLIKKLGLHGVRLEETDQGDHYDPIDKVVRISQPNAHSNSLTAITTVAHEIGHALQDQQHYPPLKQRTLLVERAAAMQKFAGVALMITPVLIPLLHTPMIGLATFAAGFIAMGVPVIIHLNTLPVEFDASFNRALPLLKEGNYLDAKDQKTAKRILLACALTYVAASLSSLFNLWKWLKALKR from the coding sequence ATGGGATTATTAATCGCCGGATTTGTGTTGCTGTTTATGATCACGACTCTGCCGCAACTGTGGAGTCGACATATTTTAAATAAACACCGCGTTCCGCATCCAGACATTCCCGGCACCGGCTTGCAGTTCGGCGAGCATCTGATCAAAAAACTCGGATTGCATGGCGTACGCCTAGAAGAAACCGACCAAGGAGATCATTACGATCCGATCGACAAAGTCGTACGCATCTCCCAACCGAACGCCCACTCAAATTCTTTGACGGCCATCACCACCGTCGCCCATGAAATCGGCCACGCACTTCAAGATCAGCAACACTACCCACCTTTAAAACAGCGAACACTGCTGGTTGAACGCGCCGCCGCCATGCAAAAGTTTGCAGGGGTGGCCTTAATGATCACGCCGGTCTTAATTCCATTACTGCATACTCCCATGATCGGACTGGCAACCTTTGCCGCAGGGTTTATTGCTATGGGCGTACCGGTAATCATTCACCTCAACACACTGCCGGTGGAATTCGACGCCAGCTTCAACCGCGCCCTGCCACTTCTCAAGGAAGGTAATTATCTGGATGCAAAAGACCAAAAAACCGCCAAACGTATCCTGCTTGCCTGCGCTTTAACCTACGTTGCCGCCTCGCTTTCCAGTCTGTTTAACCTGTGGAAATGGCTTAAGGCACTTAAGCGCTAA
- a CDS encoding PepSY-associated TM helix domain-containing protein → MRIRTLISLHQKIGLAAVLVVVMLSVTGIALNHTETFALKNQPVEQRWLYQWYGLTVPELKKQIFFEDESGDSGSRIWVAQYDQDIWVNGNKITQGRLAGFGKTQFGYALVLQQVSVLLSPDFELIDQIANPAGSSVLAVRQNPLALSLENQTAWGLNPDMTGWVEIKSGGVIGTLPENTASEALPNALRAKIEDEYFKQGLDWERVLLDLHSGRIFGSAGVFVIDFFAVLMVVLSLSGFLLYRMKSSKKR, encoded by the coding sequence GTGAGAATAAGAACCCTTATCAGTCTTCATCAAAAAATAGGGTTAGCAGCGGTTTTGGTTGTGGTGATGTTGAGTGTGACCGGAATTGCGCTGAATCATACCGAAACTTTTGCTTTGAAGAACCAGCCCGTCGAGCAGCGATGGTTGTATCAATGGTATGGTTTGACTGTTCCGGAGTTGAAGAAGCAAATCTTTTTTGAGGATGAATCCGGCGATTCCGGTTCAAGGATTTGGGTTGCGCAGTATGATCAGGATATTTGGGTCAACGGCAACAAAATTACTCAGGGCCGCTTGGCCGGTTTCGGTAAAACGCAGTTCGGTTATGCGTTGGTTCTGCAGCAAGTGAGTGTTCTGCTTTCTCCCGATTTTGAGCTGATTGATCAAATAGCGAATCCTGCCGGGTCATCGGTTTTGGCTGTACGGCAGAATCCGCTGGCGCTCAGTCTTGAGAACCAGACCGCTTGGGGGCTTAATCCGGATATGACCGGTTGGGTGGAGATCAAGTCGGGGGGGGTGATCGGAACCCTGCCGGAAAATACCGCTTCCGAAGCGCTGCCGAATGCTTTGAGAGCTAAAATTGAGGATGAGTACTTCAAACAGGGCTTGGATTGGGAAAGAGTTCTGCTTGATCTGCATTCCGGTCGAATCTTTGGCTCGGCCGGAGTGTTTGTGATCGATTTTTTTGCCGTGCTGATGGTGGTGTTGAGTTTGAGCGGCTTTCTTCTTTATCGCATGAAATCGTCAAAGAAACGATGA
- a CDS encoding FMN-binding protein, giving the protein MQRNFVDGESVVEKKIWLIGDQKKATTEILGHPYHQLRVTYWTSPENTAKSVWILQEIGKERFIDVGIVIESNEIRKLEILAFRESRGWEVKLPFFTAQFDGNRLTKEHKLEKRVDAITGATLSWRAVTGVAKMALYLNGQRPEK; this is encoded by the coding sequence GTGCAACGGAATTTTGTGGATGGGGAAAGCGTTGTCGAAAAGAAAATCTGGTTGATCGGCGATCAGAAAAAAGCGACCACGGAAATTTTGGGACATCCGTACCATCAACTCAGAGTGACTTATTGGACAAGTCCGGAAAATACCGCAAAGAGCGTTTGGATTTTGCAGGAAATTGGCAAAGAACGTTTTATCGATGTCGGAATTGTGATCGAGTCGAATGAGATTCGTAAGCTGGAAATCCTGGCATTTCGTGAAAGTCGGGGGTGGGAGGTGAAGTTGCCGTTTTTTACCGCGCAGTTTGACGGCAACCGATTGACCAAAGAGCATAAACTGGAAAAGCGTGTTGATGCGATTACCGGCGCAACTCTGTCGTGGCGCGCCGTAACCGGGGTGGCGAAAATGGCGCTCTATTTAAACGGCCAGCGTCCGGAAAAGTGA
- a CDS encoding cytochrome c peroxidase codes for MNTLNKASIWGLLALLLSACGGGGSEAPASSGIAFATEEALGEALFHDTNLSMNRTQACATCHDPEHAFIETRQDPLTLTGSGQQLGVSLGDDASSIGTRNTPTAAYARFVPDFSDLPFTDDTENSDINGFVGGQFLDGREVDLKGQAGGPPLNPVEMNMPDKASVIERLKENAFYVEAFEHYYGENILDDVDQAYLKMTTAIGKFEKTDVFAPFDSKWDKFLNGEYTMTLAETSGMAIFMSPANSSCVSCHLNDENQTASKKETFTNFRYFNLGVPVNSELRNRHSVAGTEADFVANGDPGLFGNDAVTDDNLNGRNKDDLKGKFKTPTLRNVAVTGPYMHNGAFKELSTVLKFYDFRGSPTGNNNLINPETGEAWDVTDYPATIDHDLLGQQAMGEDQIKDLECFLRLLTDERYEHLLPENSWCKI; via the coding sequence ATGAATACGTTAAATAAAGCTTCAATTTGGGGTCTGTTGGCCTTGTTATTAAGCGCTTGTGGGGGCGGGGGATCGGAAGCTCCCGCATCATCCGGTATTGCGTTTGCAACCGAGGAAGCCTTGGGGGAGGCTCTGTTTCACGATACGAATTTATCGATGAACCGCACTCAAGCCTGCGCGACTTGCCATGATCCGGAACATGCTTTTATTGAAACCCGTCAAGACCCTTTGACTTTAACGGGGAGTGGACAACAACTCGGCGTCTCTCTTGGTGACGATGCCTCATCTATTGGAACACGTAATACGCCCACGGCGGCTTATGCCCGTTTTGTTCCCGACTTTTCAGATTTGCCTTTTACCGATGACACCGAAAATTCCGATATTAACGGTTTTGTTGGTGGGCAGTTTCTCGACGGACGAGAGGTGGACTTGAAAGGCCAGGCCGGCGGCCCGCCATTGAATCCGGTTGAAATGAATATGCCGGATAAGGCGTCAGTGATTGAGCGTCTCAAGGAAAATGCGTTCTATGTTGAAGCCTTTGAGCATTACTATGGCGAAAATATTTTGGATGATGTTGATCAGGCTTATTTGAAAATGACTACGGCGATCGGCAAATTTGAAAAAACCGATGTATTTGCCCCCTTTGATTCCAAATGGGATAAGTTTTTGAACGGCGAATATACGATGACCCTTGCGGAAACCAGCGGTATGGCGATCTTTATGAGCCCGGCAAACAGCAGTTGTGTCAGTTGTCATTTGAATGATGAAAATCAGACGGCCTCCAAAAAAGAGACGTTCACCAACTTCAGGTATTTTAATCTTGGGGTGCCTGTGAATTCCGAATTGCGCAACCGCCATTCTGTCGCCGGTACCGAAGCCGATTTTGTTGCCAATGGCGATCCGGGACTTTTTGGTAACGACGCGGTCACGGATGACAACCTGAATGGTCGAAATAAAGATGATTTGAAGGGCAAGTTTAAGACGCCGACCTTGCGTAATGTCGCGGTAACCGGCCCTTATATGCATAACGGTGCTTTTAAGGAGTTGAGTACCGTTCTGAAATTCTACGACTTTCGAGGTTCGCCTACAGGCAACAATAACCTCATTAATCCCGAGACAGGCGAAGCCTGGGATGTTACGGATTATCCGGCAACCATCGACCACGATCTGTTAGGACAGCAGGCGATGGGTGAAGATCAGATCAAAGATCTGGAGTGTTTCCTTCGCTTGCTCACCGACGAGCGTTATGAACATCTGTTGCCGGAAAACAGTTGGTGCAAAATTTAG
- a CDS encoding imelysin family protein, with product MKLRKIVSAISVAVMAGALMTGCGGGGGSSETGPSASEILSKSQEVILQNAMVARAAYSDAHATAVELQTAIATFAASPTQDNLNAAKKAWLIAREAYGPTEVYRFRASPIDSTDYATAGIDNANEEGPEGDINAWPLGEALIDYTVTGNDFDGAADGELGVTANGVGLNSDGSVLSGDDNIISTFTAAQITEDLISNTATAEDEHDVIAGYHAIEFLLWGQDLGETVGANTNKLRNDAVKIDYTTAGGQRALSDFTTDANADRRLKYLQVAADKLVADLAGVLTEWQDNGAYFQAFTTAADQNTANQKLIEIMTGMGKLSFGELASERMLVALRQDSQEDEHSCFSDNTHRDVALNAQGVEIAYFGDYKGYDRNLDGVIDASDGTGVANATTGAGFDELLALVDKADVAQEFETLLDATATGYTAIDASAREGKAFDMQIGESIDQNNKVFTTAMALIDQGLFIQDELTEAMDIDADINSQDGATCDDQGNCNFE from the coding sequence ATGAAATTAAGAAAAATTGTTTCGGCCATCTCTGTAGCCGTAATGGCTGGTGCTTTGATGACAGGCTGCGGCGGCGGTGGCGGAAGCAGTGAAACCGGCCCTTCTGCGTCAGAAATTCTAAGCAAGTCTCAGGAAGTCATCCTGCAAAACGCCATGGTTGCCCGTGCAGCCTACTCGGATGCCCATGCGACTGCGGTTGAACTGCAGACTGCGATTGCCACTTTTGCAGCCTCTCCGACGCAAGACAATCTTAATGCTGCCAAAAAAGCCTGGTTGATTGCGCGTGAAGCTTACGGTCCGACGGAAGTATACCGTTTCCGCGCCAGTCCGATTGATTCAACAGACTATGCAACTGCCGGAATCGACAATGCAAATGAAGAAGGCCCGGAAGGCGACATTAATGCCTGGCCGCTTGGAGAAGCCCTGATTGATTACACCGTTACCGGAAACGATTTTGACGGCGCCGCCGATGGCGAGCTGGGTGTCACAGCCAACGGCGTCGGCTTAAACAGTGACGGTTCAGTACTATCCGGTGACGACAATATCATCTCAACCTTTACCGCTGCGCAAATCACCGAAGATTTGATTTCTAATACCGCAACAGCGGAAGACGAACATGATGTTATTGCCGGTTACCACGCCATTGAGTTCTTGCTTTGGGGGCAGGACTTAGGGGAAACCGTTGGCGCAAACACCAACAAATTACGTAATGACGCTGTAAAAATCGACTATACCACCGCCGGTGGCCAACGTGCTCTGAGCGATTTCACCACCGATGCCAATGCCGATCGTCGCCTGAAATATCTACAGGTTGCCGCCGATAAACTGGTTGCAGACCTTGCAGGCGTATTGACGGAATGGCAGGACAACGGCGCCTATTTCCAGGCATTTACCACGGCAGCAGATCAGAATACCGCCAACCAGAAACTGATCGAAATTATGACCGGGATGGGGAAACTGTCCTTTGGTGAACTGGCTTCAGAACGAATGCTGGTCGCTCTACGTCAAGACAGTCAGGAAGACGAACATTCCTGCTTCTCGGATAACACGCACCGCGATGTCGCCTTGAATGCTCAGGGTGTCGAAATCGCTTACTTCGGAGATTATAAAGGCTACGACCGTAACCTCGACGGCGTGATTGACGCAAGCGATGGCACAGGGGTCGCTAATGCGACAACCGGCGCAGGATTCGATGAACTTCTCGCTCTGGTCGACAAAGCGGATGTGGCTCAAGAGTTTGAAACCCTTCTGGATGCAACGGCAACCGGCTATACTGCCATTGACGCCAGCGCCCGCGAAGGCAAGGCCTTTGACATGCAGATCGGAGAAAGCATTGATCAGAATAACAAGGTCTTCACAACTGCGATGGCCTTGATTGACCAAGGCCTGTTTATCCAAGATGAACTGACCGAGGCGATGGACATCGACGCCGACATCAATTCTCAGGACGGCGCAACCTGTGATGATCAGGGGAATTGTAATTTTGAGTAA